A part of Dermacentor variabilis isolate Ectoservices chromosome 10, ASM5094787v1, whole genome shotgun sequence genomic DNA contains:
- the LOC142559733 gene encoding sodium-dependent glucose transporter 1-like isoform X1 — MADQQEPEERPMITFEPTPDAEVKATQTSPPGMYYALFGPTVQDLAVTLDVGLFRVLFLLAARGVGYFLGAVAGGVLLRPVNPQVLLVVLDFFLAMACLGVSYFDTPFQSELLFGLGGFALGAINIVGVLWMSALWREASGFLLQTLSFMHCMGCTLAPVLGEPFLTQRSVLRPPSDMPPAVERELAYLTSLEDKDFVYVAYAYWAVALYVFVVVFLVLVAFFVDPRHQDLRAMETQCPVAPCSGIVVVLFSYLFTSVAMEIIYSQLVAAFALLLGQNKTVAAYLTSSFWAAFSAVRGASIVWLQQHGSLGVLLCSNVLLLALAGFGSAFGHQAPAMWIGAVLAGASMAPVMPSTLLLLHDHSGVSRGRFALAVLVVGASSAFAPLCLGAEMEREPMLFHYALAALAGVSLLLLLVARMLVPRGDGYAPLPAAVEARSYKSR; from the exons GGCATGTACTACGCGCTGTTTGGCCCCACTGTGCAAGACTTGGCCGTGACGCTGGACGTGGGCCTGTTTCgtgtgttgttcctgctggccgCCAGGGGCGTCGGGTACTTCTTGGGAGCCGTGGCCG GCGGAGTGCTGCTGAGGCCCGTGAACCCGCAGGTGCTCCTCGTGGTGCTCGACTTCTTCCTCGCCATGGCCTGCCTCGGGGTCTCCTACTTCGACACGCCCTTCCAGAGTGAGCTGCTCTTCGGACTCGGAGGATTCGCCCTCGGGGCAATCAACATCG TGGGCGTCCTGTGGATGTCGGCGCTGTGGCGAGAGGCCAGCGGGTTCCTGCTGCAGACCCTCAGCTTCATGCACTGCATGGGCTGCACACTGGCGCCCGTGTTGGGCGAACCGTTCCTGACACAGCGAAGCGTGCTTCGGCCACCGTCAGACATGCCGCCGGCGGTCGAGAGGGAGCTCGCCTACCTGACCAGCCTCGAAGACAAGGACTTTGTTTACGTCGCGTACGCCTACTGGGCCGTCGCCTTGTacgtgttcgtcgtcgtcttcctggTGCTGGTCGCTTTCTTTGTTGACCCTCGGCACCAGGACCTAAGGGCTATGGAGACACAGTGTCCCGTCGCACCTTGCAGCGGAATCGTAGTCGTGTTGTTCTCGTACCTGTTCACGTCGGTCGCGATGGAGATCATCTACAGCCAGCTCGTCGCCGCGTTCGCGCTTCTCCTCGGCCAGAACAAGACCGTGGCCGCCTACCTGACGTCCAGCTTTTGGGCCGCATTCAGCGcagtgcgaggcgcttcgatcgtGTGGCTACAGCAGCACGGCTCGCTCGGCGTGCTGCTGTGCTCGAACGTCTTGCTCCTGGCCCTGGCGGGCTTCGGCTCCGCCTTCGGCCACCAGGCGCCGGCGATGTGGATCGGCGCGGTGCTGGCCGGCGCGTCCATGGCTCCCGTGATGCCCTCGACGTTGCTGCTCTTGCACGACCACTCGGGCGTCTCTCGGGGCCGGTTCGCCCTGGCGGTGCTGGTGGTGGGAGCCAGCTCGGCGTTCGCGCCGCTCTGCCTCGGGGCCGAGATGGAGCGCGAACCGATGCTCTTCCACTACGCGCTGGCGGCGCTCGCGGGCGTctcgctgctgctcctgctggtCGCGAGGATGCTTGTGCCACGCGGCGACGGTTACGCCCCGCTGCCCGCTGCAGTCGAAGCGCGGTCCTATAAGTCGCGTTAA
- the LOC142559733 gene encoding sodium-dependent glucose transporter 1-like isoform X2: protein MYYALFGPTVQDLAVTLDVGLFRVLFLLAARGVGYFLGAVAGGVLLRPVNPQVLLVVLDFFLAMACLGVSYFDTPFQSELLFGLGGFALGAINIVGVLWMSALWREASGFLLQTLSFMHCMGCTLAPVLGEPFLTQRSVLRPPSDMPPAVERELAYLTSLEDKDFVYVAYAYWAVALYVFVVVFLVLVAFFVDPRHQDLRAMETQCPVAPCSGIVVVLFSYLFTSVAMEIIYSQLVAAFALLLGQNKTVAAYLTSSFWAAFSAVRGASIVWLQQHGSLGVLLCSNVLLLALAGFGSAFGHQAPAMWIGAVLAGASMAPVMPSTLLLLHDHSGVSRGRFALAVLVVGASSAFAPLCLGAEMEREPMLFHYALAALAGVSLLLLLVARMLVPRGDGYAPLPAAVEARSYKSR from the exons ATGTACTACGCGCTGTTTGGCCCCACTGTGCAAGACTTGGCCGTGACGCTGGACGTGGGCCTGTTTCgtgtgttgttcctgctggccgCCAGGGGCGTCGGGTACTTCTTGGGAGCCGTGGCCG GCGGAGTGCTGCTGAGGCCCGTGAACCCGCAGGTGCTCCTCGTGGTGCTCGACTTCTTCCTCGCCATGGCCTGCCTCGGGGTCTCCTACTTCGACACGCCCTTCCAGAGTGAGCTGCTCTTCGGACTCGGAGGATTCGCCCTCGGGGCAATCAACATCG TGGGCGTCCTGTGGATGTCGGCGCTGTGGCGAGAGGCCAGCGGGTTCCTGCTGCAGACCCTCAGCTTCATGCACTGCATGGGCTGCACACTGGCGCCCGTGTTGGGCGAACCGTTCCTGACACAGCGAAGCGTGCTTCGGCCACCGTCAGACATGCCGCCGGCGGTCGAGAGGGAGCTCGCCTACCTGACCAGCCTCGAAGACAAGGACTTTGTTTACGTCGCGTACGCCTACTGGGCCGTCGCCTTGTacgtgttcgtcgtcgtcttcctggTGCTGGTCGCTTTCTTTGTTGACCCTCGGCACCAGGACCTAAGGGCTATGGAGACACAGTGTCCCGTCGCACCTTGCAGCGGAATCGTAGTCGTGTTGTTCTCGTACCTGTTCACGTCGGTCGCGATGGAGATCATCTACAGCCAGCTCGTCGCCGCGTTCGCGCTTCTCCTCGGCCAGAACAAGACCGTGGCCGCCTACCTGACGTCCAGCTTTTGGGCCGCATTCAGCGcagtgcgaggcgcttcgatcgtGTGGCTACAGCAGCACGGCTCGCTCGGCGTGCTGCTGTGCTCGAACGTCTTGCTCCTGGCCCTGGCGGGCTTCGGCTCCGCCTTCGGCCACCAGGCGCCGGCGATGTGGATCGGCGCGGTGCTGGCCGGCGCGTCCATGGCTCCCGTGATGCCCTCGACGTTGCTGCTCTTGCACGACCACTCGGGCGTCTCTCGGGGCCGGTTCGCCCTGGCGGTGCTGGTGGTGGGAGCCAGCTCGGCGTTCGCGCCGCTCTGCCTCGGGGCCGAGATGGAGCGCGAACCGATGCTCTTCCACTACGCGCTGGCGGCGCTCGCGGGCGTctcgctgctgctcctgctggtCGCGAGGATGCTTGTGCCACGCGGCGACGGTTACGCCCCGCTGCCCGCTGCAGTCGAAGCGCGGTCCTATAAGTCGCGTTAA